CCGTCGCCGGAGAAGTCTCCTCCGGTGTAAATGTCTCATCTTCTGTGATTGCTCCGATCATTGACGCCTTTGCGACGGAGCACGTGTCCTGTTTCTCCAATACCTCTGCTACAGCTCATCATGCCGATGCGAGTTTTCCGACGTACCTTCCCGCTCCACCGCCGTTACTGCCACGTCAGCCTCGACGGATAGGTGGTGATGATGACGTGGCGTTTGGTCAGTTCATGGATCTGGGATCTTCAGGGCAGTTTAACTTCGACGACGACGCAGGGTTCTTCTCACCGAATCTGCCTTCTCTGCCTCCGACGgttcttcttcctccattgTACGGTGGTGGCTCGGCCCTGAGTTTCTGGCCGTTTGCTATGTGACGTATCGTTATGCTGGTTGGTTGGTTGTATTAGTCTCGAACCATTTCCTTTGTTGTATTGTGTTGCTGTTTCATTAGTACGTGTTTGTAATGTCTTTACGCGAGTTGTGTAACATGACTTcttcctagtactactctcggaCCATTTGCTTGTCGCGattatgttttgtaataatGTCTTTCGCATGGCTTCTATTTTAATTTCGCATTATGGCTAAAGCAAGTCTTGTAACCAGACATCTACATGGGCCTAGGTTTGTGTATGGGCCTTGGCCCATTGGATTTTAAAGttcacaacaacaaaaaatggtTGTAAAAGTCCATCAAAAAAAACGGTAAAATTACAGTTTTAGACAACATCTATTTCTTTCTGGATAACACAAGTCCGAGAGCCAATTACAAGAGCAGAGAACTGGTGTTGTTCGGTAGTAGAAGAGGATCCATGGCGACATTAGTCCAGTGTCTTTCTTCCTGTGCGACACTCAACCCCAAATTCAAATCCCTTTCTCTTAACggagcttcttcttccttgtccACTCGTCGTGGTGTATGCTCCTCCCTTAGCTTCTCTCAGAGCGTTTCTCAATGTGTCGCCTTCTCCTCCGGTAATACCCGTTTTTTTCTCAGAATcttgaattgttttttcttttaattaattgACGTTGGTTTGTTCTCTCCAGGGAATATGTGGGTAGAGAAGAATAAGCCAGCGAGGCAATCGATTGTGTGCGAGGCTGCTCCCACGAAGAAAGCTGATTCAGCTGCCAAGAGAGCTCGCCAAGCTGAGAAGAGGCGCGTTTACAACAAGTCTAAAAAGTCCGAAGCCCGCACACGGATGAAGAAGGTAGGTGTCTTAGTTCCTCTACAGTTTTAGTGACTAGTGTTAGGTTAATGACTAGTTTGGTTCATATTTATCCTCAAACATATGCTAAACAGGTTTTGGAAGCACTTGATGGGCTCAAGAAGAAGGCAGATGCGGTACCTGACGAGATTGTAACCGTTGAGAAACTGATAGGAGAGGCTTACTCTGCTATAGACAAAGCAGTCAAGGTTAGAGCGCTACACAAGAACACTGGTGCGCGTAGGAAGTCTCGGCTGGCTAGGAGGAAAAAGGCTGTTGAGATCCACCACGGTTGGTATGTCCCTGCCGCAGCAGCAGAAGCTGTCACCATGGCTGCGTAACAACATGGACAGAGATAATgggttttttttgtaat
This portion of the Raphanus sativus cultivar WK10039 unplaced genomic scaffold, ASM80110v3 Scaffold1716, whole genome shotgun sequence genome encodes:
- the LOC108806057 gene encoding 30S ribosomal protein S20, chloroplastic, with product MATLVQCLSSCATLNPKFKSLSLNGASSSLSTRRGVCSSLSFSQSVSQCVAFSSGNMWVEKNKPARQSIVCEAAPTKKADSAAKRARQAEKRRVYNKSKKSEARTRMKKVLEALDGLKKKADAVPDEIVTVEKLIGEAYSAIDKAVKVRALHKNTGARRKSRLARRKKAVEIHHGWYVPAAAAEAVTMAA